One region of Juglans microcarpa x Juglans regia isolate MS1-56 chromosome 7S, Jm3101_v1.0, whole genome shotgun sequence genomic DNA includes:
- the LOC121241041 gene encoding neutral/alkaline invertase 3, chloroplastic-like isoform X7: MGTSEAVLQVLSGAGPRVFGSDPCFSPSDSTCSLNLHLKCSRRRASRCFEFLKCSSMLQYGDRRLSSGFFGNTKVDPSWLQNCKCQKAESVSGVTTEDGNGTWFVDNAKMLDPIDTMVNASNVLEFQDLQQLKRENEGLTSNGTNGAVRDTFDNISVDSIEDEAWELLRESMVYYCGSPIGTIAAKDPTSSSTLNYDHVFIRDFIPSGIAFLLKGEYDIVRNFILHTLQLQSWEKTMDCHSPGQGLMPASFKVRTVPLDGDDSATEEVLDPDFGEAAIGRVAPVDSGLWWIILLRAYGKCSGDLSVQERVDVQTGIKMILRLCLADGFDMFPTLLVTDGSCMIDRRMGIHGHPLEIQALFYSALLCAREMLAPEDGSADLLRALNNRLVALSFHIREYYWIDSRKLNEIYRYKTEEYSYDAVNKFNIYPDQIPPWLVEWIPNKGGYLIGNLQPAHMDFRFFSLGNLWSVVSSLATLDQSHAILDLIEAKWVDLVADMPLKICYPALEALGPTTMQVLGQLCSGSSQLHA; encoded by the exons ATGGGCACTTCTGAAGCAGTTCTGCAGGTTCTGTCTGGGGCTGGACCTCGAGTTTTTGGTAGTGATCCATGTTTTAGCCCATCGGATTCAACATGTTCTCTTAATCTTCATTTAAAATGTTCGAGGAGAAGAGCCTCAAGGTGCTTTGAATTTCTCAAGTGTTCAAGTATGCTACAGTATGGAGATCGAAGGTTAAGCAGTGGATTTTTTGGAAATACAAAAGTTGACCCCTCTTGGCTTCAGAATTGCAAATGCCAAAAAGCTGAGAGTGTAAGTGGGGTAACCACTGAAGATGGAAATGGTACATGGTTTGTGGATAACGCAAAAATGTTAGATCCTATAGACACTATGGTGAATGCATCAAATGTTCTGGAGTTTCAGGATCTTCAACAGTTGAAAAGGGAAAATGAGGGTTTGACATCTAATGGCACAAATGGAGCAGTCAGAGATACCTTTGACAATATTAGTGTTGACTCCATTGAGGATGAAGCATGGGAATTACTCCGAGAGTCGATGGTTTATTATTGTGGTAGTCCTATTGGAACAATTGCTGCGAAAGACCCAACTAGTTCCAGTACATTGAATTATGATCACGTTTTCATTCGAGATTTCATACCTTCTGGTATAGCTTTCTTATTGAAGGGGGAGTATGATATTGTTCGGAACTTCATCCTTCATACACTTCAGTTGCAG AGCTGGGAGAAAACAATGGATTGTCACAGCCCTGGTCAAGGATTAATGCCTGCTAGCTTCAAGGTGCGCACAGTTCCCCTGGATGGTGATGATTCTGCCACAGAAGAGGTACTGGATCCTGACTTTGGAGAGGCAGCAATTGGCCGTGTTGCACCAGTTGATTCTG GATTATGGTGGATTATTTTATTACGTGCCTATGGAAAATGCTCTGGGGACCTTTCTGTTCAGGAGAGAGTTGATGTGCAAACAGGAATTAAAATGATTCTAAGGCTATGTCTTGCTGATGGTTTTGATATGTTTCCTACATTATTAGTGACAGATGGTTCCTGCATGATAGATCGCCGAATGGGAATTCATGGCCACCCTTTAGAAATACAG GCACTGTTTTATTCAGCATTACTTTGTGCACGTGAAATGCTTGCTCCAGAGGATGGATCGGCTGATCTTCTACGGGCACTGAACAATCGTCTGGTAGCTCTGTCATTCCACATCAGAGAGTATTATTGGATTGATTCGAGAAAGCTAAATGAGATTTACCGTTATAAGACTGAGGAGTACTCATATGATGCAGTTAATAAGTTCAATATATACCCCGATCAGATTCCGCCTTGGCTGGTGGAATGGATACCCAATAAAGGTGGCTATCTAATCGGAAATTTGCAACCAGCTCACATGGATTTTCGATTTTTTTCTCTAGGAAACTTGTGGTCTGTTGTAAGTAGTCTTGCAACTTTGGATCAGTCACATGCCATATTGGATCTCATTGAAGCCAAATGGGTTGACTTGGTGGCAGATATGCCATTAAAGATATGTTATCCTGCTCTTGAAG CGCTTGGTCCTACCACAATGCAGGTTCTTGGCCAACTCTGCTCTGGCAG CTCACAGTTGCATGCATAA
- the LOC121241041 gene encoding neutral/alkaline invertase 3, chloroplastic-like isoform X2, translating to MGTSEAVLQVLSGAGPRVFGSDPCFSPSDSTCSLNLHLKCSRRRASRCFEFLKCSSMLQYGDRRLSSGFFGNTKVDPSWLQNCKCQKAESVSGVTTEDGNGTWFVDNAKMLDPIDTMVNASNVLEFQDLQQLKRENEGLTSNGTNGAVRDTFDNISVDSIEDEAWELLRESMVYYCGSPIGTIAAKDPTSSSTLNYDHVFIRDFIPSGIAFLLKGEYDIVRNFILHTLQLQSWEKTMDCHSPGQGLMPASFKVRTVPLDGDDSATEEALFYSALLCAREMLAPEDGSADLLRALNNRLVALSFHIREYYWIDSRKLNEIYRYKTEEYSYDAVNKFNIYPDQIPPWLVEWIPNKGGYLIGNLQPAHMDFRFFSLGNLWSVVSSLATLDQSHAILDLIEAKWVDLVADMPLKICYPALEGQEWQIITGSDPKNTAWSYHNAGSWPTLLWQLTVACIKTNRPEIAARAVEIAEKRISRDNWPEYYDTKRGRFIGKQARLFQTWSIAGYLVAKILLADPSKAKILITEEDSELVNAFLSANPRRKRGRKNLKQTYII from the exons ATGGGCACTTCTGAAGCAGTTCTGCAGGTTCTGTCTGGGGCTGGACCTCGAGTTTTTGGTAGTGATCCATGTTTTAGCCCATCGGATTCAACATGTTCTCTTAATCTTCATTTAAAATGTTCGAGGAGAAGAGCCTCAAGGTGCTTTGAATTTCTCAAGTGTTCAAGTATGCTACAGTATGGAGATCGAAGGTTAAGCAGTGGATTTTTTGGAAATACAAAAGTTGACCCCTCTTGGCTTCAGAATTGCAAATGCCAAAAAGCTGAGAGTGTAAGTGGGGTAACCACTGAAGATGGAAATGGTACATGGTTTGTGGATAACGCAAAAATGTTAGATCCTATAGACACTATGGTGAATGCATCAAATGTTCTGGAGTTTCAGGATCTTCAACAGTTGAAAAGGGAAAATGAGGGTTTGACATCTAATGGCACAAATGGAGCAGTCAGAGATACCTTTGACAATATTAGTGTTGACTCCATTGAGGATGAAGCATGGGAATTACTCCGAGAGTCGATGGTTTATTATTGTGGTAGTCCTATTGGAACAATTGCTGCGAAAGACCCAACTAGTTCCAGTACATTGAATTATGATCACGTTTTCATTCGAGATTTCATACCTTCTGGTATAGCTTTCTTATTGAAGGGGGAGTATGATATTGTTCGGAACTTCATCCTTCATACACTTCAGTTGCAG AGCTGGGAGAAAACAATGGATTGTCACAGCCCTGGTCAAGGATTAATGCCTGCTAGCTTCAAGGTGCGCACAGTTCCCCTGGATGGTGATGATTCTGCCACAGAAGAG GCACTGTTTTATTCAGCATTACTTTGTGCACGTGAAATGCTTGCTCCAGAGGATGGATCGGCTGATCTTCTACGGGCACTGAACAATCGTCTGGTAGCTCTGTCATTCCACATCAGAGAGTATTATTGGATTGATTCGAGAAAGCTAAATGAGATTTACCGTTATAAGACTGAGGAGTACTCATATGATGCAGTTAATAAGTTCAATATATACCCCGATCAGATTCCGCCTTGGCTGGTGGAATGGATACCCAATAAAGGTGGCTATCTAATCGGAAATTTGCAACCAGCTCACATGGATTTTCGATTTTTTTCTCTAGGAAACTTGTGGTCTGTTGTAAGTAGTCTTGCAACTTTGGATCAGTCACATGCCATATTGGATCTCATTGAAGCCAAATGGGTTGACTTGGTGGCAGATATGCCATTAAAGATATGTTATCCTGCTCTTGAAGGTCAGGAGTGGCAGATTATCACAGGAAGTGATCCTAAGAACAC CGCTTGGTCCTACCACAATGCAGGTTCTTGGCCAACTCTGCTCTGGCAG CTCACAGTTGCATGCATAAAGACGAATAGACCAGAAATTGCTGCGAGAGCTGTTGAAATTGCTGAGAAACGCATATCACGAGACAACTGGCCTGAATATTATGACACCAAAAGAGGAAGGTTTATCGGAAAACAAGCACGCCTGTTCCAAACCTGGTCAATTGCAGGATACCTTGTGGCAAAGATCCTGCTTGCAGACCCAAGTAAAGCCAAGATTCTGATTACAGAAGAGGATTCTGAACTTGTCAATGCCTTCCTCAGTGCCAACCCAAGAAGAAAGCGCGGTCGGAAGAATTTGAAACAGACTTATATAATATGA